A section of the Clostridium omnivorum genome encodes:
- a CDS encoding VanW family protein, translating to MEEVHRVSEGMESRRRVKRKKKRLRKGRLVFVLFMFIIIVYFIVTSYIYFKVKKYSSLIYPEISVENVDVGGKTKEEAIKLLNKTFDAENIKSNITIKVNNNDYVINLSKLDLKYDIQNVVDKAFEINRGTTIFQRYRAIKHSKNSYLKLNIQYSSDVINNTIADIEKKNNKKPIDAAISRSNTGSFNVIKEISGLALDKDNLKNAIISNIKLPFKDNTIINGKMNEIKAKVTEENLKAIDAKISTFTTNFATSNYNRSTNINLAANAINGKVLMPGEEFSFNDVVGKRTPSKGYKEAHVIVGDKFIDDFGGGVCQVSTTLYNAVARANIPSTERAKHTIPSSYVGLGMDATVDYGNLDYKFKNTLKYPIYIEAVVKNKEITFNIYSNSELTKRNYDLVNEIIGKKVNVYRVTYENNKQISKDLLYTDSYK from the coding sequence ATGGAGGAAGTCCATAGAGTTTCCGAAGGCATGGAATCTCGTAGAAGAGTAAAAAGAAAGAAAAAACGCCTTAGAAAAGGAAGATTAGTTTTTGTCTTATTTATGTTTATTATAATAGTCTATTTTATAGTGACATCTTATATATATTTTAAGGTTAAAAAATATAGCAGTTTAATTTATCCTGAAATTAGTGTTGAGAATGTTGATGTCGGAGGAAAGACTAAAGAAGAAGCTATTAAGTTATTAAACAAAACCTTTGATGCTGAAAATATCAAATCTAATATCACAATAAAAGTAAATAATAATGATTATGTAATTAATTTATCTAAATTAGATTTAAAATACGACATTCAAAATGTTGTAGATAAGGCATTTGAAATTAATAGAGGGACAACCATCTTCCAGAGATATAGAGCTATTAAACATTCTAAGAATTCATATTTAAAGTTAAATATTCAATACAGCAGTGATGTTATAAATAATACTATTGCTGATATAGAAAAGAAAAATAATAAAAAGCCAATTGATGCAGCTATTTCTAGAAGTAATACTGGAAGCTTTAATGTAATAAAAGAAATTAGCGGTTTGGCACTTGATAAAGATAATTTAAAAAATGCGATTATAAGTAACATTAAACTGCCATTTAAGGATAACACCATTATTAATGGCAAGATGAACGAGATTAAAGCAAAGGTAACAGAAGAAAATCTTAAGGCAATTGATGCAAAGATTTCCACCTTTACAACAAATTTTGCTACATCAAATTACAATAGGTCTACAAATATCAATCTTGCTGCAAACGCTATAAATGGAAAAGTTTTAATGCCTGGGGAGGAATTTAGCTTCAACGATGTAGTTGGTAAGAGAACTCCTTCAAAGGGATATAAAGAGGCCCATGTAATAGTAGGGGATAAGTTTATTGATGATTTTGGAGGAGGGGTCTGCCAGGTATCTACAACCTTGTATAATGCTGTGGCTAGGGCAAACATACCTTCAACAGAAAGAGCTAAGCATACTATTCCATCATCCTATGTAGGCTTGGGAATGGATGCTACTGTAGATTATGGAAATTTAGATTACAAGTTTAAAAATACTCTTAAATATCCTATTTATATAGAAGCAGTAGTTAAGAATAAAGAAATAACCTTCAATATCTATTCTAATTCTGAACTTACAAAAAGAAATTATGATTTGGTTAATGAGATTATAGGAAAAAAAGTAAATGTATATAGAGTAACTTATGAAAATAATAAGCAGATTTCCAAGGATTTGCTATATACAGACTCATATAAATAA
- a CDS encoding ArsR/SmtB family transcription factor, whose amino-acid sequence MEDKAFIESCNCNVIHEDIVNKVKDNMYSEETFYDLAELFKVFGDATRIKILSILFQAEMCVCDMAALLGMTQSAISHQLRVLKQARLVKYRKEGKVVYYSLDDDHVNHIIDQGLLHIGEK is encoded by the coding sequence ATGGAAGATAAAGCTTTTATAGAAAGTTGTAATTGTAATGTAATACATGAAGATATAGTTAATAAGGTTAAAGATAATATGTATAGTGAAGAGACCTTTTATGATTTGGCTGAATTGTTTAAGGTATTTGGAGATGCTACAAGAATAAAAATCCTAAGCATATTATTTCAAGCAGAGATGTGCGTATGTGATATGGCAGCTCTTTTAGGTATGACTCAATCGGCCATTTCACACCAGCTTAGAGTATTGAAGCAGGCAAGGCTTGTAAAGTATAGGAAGGAAGGAAAAGTTGTTTATTATTCCCTTGATGATGATCATGTAAATCATATAATCGATCAAGGACTGCTACATATAGGTGAAAAATAA
- a CDS encoding heavy metal translocating P-type ATPase, which translates to MSASIKKEFVLEGLGCANCAAKMERKINELEGVEAASINFVTKTLTMEIEQPHKVDELISSAKAIVKQIEGHVIVKEKESNISSIPKVEEHYHEAEGEHEHKHSDDHGESNKAEYIRLGAGAVIYAVAMIFKFSFWPELILFLVSYILVGGEVLLRALKNIGRGQVFDENFLMTLATIGAFSVGEFPEGVAVMLFYQIGEMFQDLAVNRSRKSISALMDIRPDFANLKIGEDIKRVSPEAVKVGDIIVVKPGEKVPLDGKIVQGESMVDTSALTGESVPREIKTGDEILGGFINKNGVLTIEVSKVFGESTVAKILDLVQNAGSKKAPTENFITKFARYYTPVVVISALVLAFIPPLFINGITFSQSIYRALVFLVVSCPCALVVSIPLGFFGGIGGASKQGILVKGGNYLEALNNVEMVVFDKTGTLTKGVFKVTEINAEDKFNKEELLGIAAYAESFSNHPIAASIVKAYSKEINKESIRNYNEISGNGISVEVEGKKVLAGNNKLMERSGIVYKKVDSIGTVVHIAVDSNYAGYIVIADEIKEDSKEAIKLLKLAGVKRTIMLTGDNKAVGEKVAEDLELDGVYSELLPQEKVEKLEQLDSEKSSKGKLVFVGDGINDAPVLARADIGIAMGGVGSDAAIEAADVVIMTDEPFKIAQAIKIAKKTRRIVMENIVFALGVKIIILILGAFGIATMWEAVFGDVGVALIAVLNAMRALKVNKL; encoded by the coding sequence ATGAGTGCTAGTATAAAAAAAGAATTTGTTTTAGAAGGATTAGGATGTGCAAATTGTGCAGCAAAAATGGAAAGAAAGATAAATGAACTTGAAGGCGTAGAAGCTGCCTCAATTAATTTTGTTACTAAGACGCTTACAATGGAAATAGAACAGCCTCATAAGGTAGATGAGTTGATTAGTTCTGCTAAAGCTATAGTAAAGCAAATAGAAGGTCATGTAATTGTAAAGGAAAAAGAGAGCAATATTAGTTCTATTCCAAAGGTGGAGGAGCATTATCATGAAGCGGAAGGTGAACATGAGCATAAACACAGTGATGACCATGGAGAAAGCAATAAAGCTGAATATATAAGACTTGGTGCAGGAGCGGTAATATATGCGGTAGCAATGATATTTAAATTTTCCTTTTGGCCAGAGCTTATACTATTCTTAGTGAGCTATATATTAGTAGGTGGAGAAGTACTGCTTAGAGCTCTTAAAAATATTGGGAGAGGTCAGGTTTTTGATGAAAACTTTTTAATGACGTTAGCCACAATTGGAGCATTTTCTGTAGGCGAATTTCCAGAAGGTGTGGCTGTTATGCTTTTCTACCAAATTGGAGAGATGTTCCAGGACCTGGCAGTAAACCGTTCAAGAAAATCTATTTCAGCTTTGATGGATATTAGACCTGATTTTGCAAATCTAAAGATAGGTGAAGATATAAAGAGAGTTTCACCTGAAGCAGTAAAAGTTGGAGATATAATTGTAGTAAAGCCTGGAGAAAAAGTACCATTAGATGGTAAGATAGTTCAAGGTGAGTCAATGGTTGATACTTCGGCTTTGACAGGTGAATCAGTACCTAGAGAAATAAAGACAGGAGATGAAATACTTGGAGGCTTCATAAATAAAAATGGAGTATTAACTATTGAAGTATCTAAGGTATTTGGAGAGTCTACAGTAGCAAAGATATTAGATTTAGTTCAAAATGCTGGCAGTAAGAAGGCGCCAACTGAAAATTTTATAACTAAGTTTGCAAGGTATTATACCCCAGTGGTAGTTATATCAGCATTAGTACTGGCCTTTATTCCGCCTCTATTTATAAATGGAATAACATTCTCGCAGAGTATATATAGAGCATTAGTATTTTTAGTTGTGTCATGCCCATGTGCATTGGTAGTATCAATACCACTTGGCTTCTTTGGAGGAATAGGCGGAGCTTCTAAGCAGGGAATTCTAGTTAAAGGCGGAAATTATCTTGAAGCGCTCAATAACGTTGAAATGGTTGTATTTGATAAAACCGGTACATTAACAAAGGGTGTATTTAAAGTAACTGAAATAAATGCAGAAGATAAGTTTAATAAGGAAGAATTGCTAGGGATAGCAGCTTATGCAGAAAGCTTTTCAAATCATCCAATTGCAGCTTCTATTGTTAAAGCATATAGTAAGGAAATAAACAAAGAGAGTATTAGAAATTACAATGAGATATCTGGTAATGGAATTTCAGTAGAGGTAGAAGGTAAAAAGGTTTTAGCAGGAAATAATAAGCTGATGGAAAGAAGCGGCATAGTTTATAAAAAAGTTGATTCAATTGGAACTGTGGTGCACATTGCTGTGGATAGTAATTATGCTGGGTATATTGTAATAGCTGATGAAATTAAGGAAGATTCGAAAGAAGCTATAAAATTACTTAAGTTAGCAGGTGTAAAAAGGACAATAATGCTTACTGGTGACAACAAAGCAGTAGGTGAAAAGGTTGCTGAGGATTTAGAACTTGATGGGGTATATTCAGAATTGCTTCCACAAGAAAAAGTGGAAAAGCTGGAACAGCTAGATAGTGAAAAGTCCTCAAAAGGAAAGCTAGTATTTGTTGGTGATGGTATAAATGATGCACCTGTACTTGCAAGAGCAGATATAGGTATAGCTATGGGAGGCGTGGGCTCTGATGCAGCTATAGAAGCTGCGGATGTAGTAATTATGACAGATGAGCCATTCAAGATAGCCCAGGCAATAAAAATAGCAAAGAAGACAAGAAGAATTGTTATGGAGAATATAGTGTTTGCACTAGGAGTAAAGATTATAATATTAATTCTCGGAGCATTTGGTATAGCAACCATGTGGGAAGCTGTATTTGGAGATGTAGGGGTAGCACTAATAGCGGTATTAAATGCTATGAGAGCCTTAAAGGTTAATAAGCTTTAA
- the crcB gene encoding fluoride efflux transporter CrcB, protein MRKYLFIALGGILGAISRFIIKNSHFIGFQTSFPLNTFIINITGSFILALVLTTAYEVWDFDEDIRIGIAAGFLGAYTTFSTMCKETVSLINKEMYSLGLSYIILSTIIGLFSAYFGVITARKVISLIIKRKSSSEEESEAS, encoded by the coding sequence ATGCGAAAATATTTATTTATAGCTTTAGGTGGAATTCTTGGAGCTATATCTAGATTTATAATTAAAAATTCACACTTTATAGGTTTTCAAACAAGTTTTCCATTAAATACATTTATAATTAACATAACCGGAAGCTTCATTTTAGCTTTAGTTTTGACTACTGCTTATGAGGTATGGGATTTTGATGAAGATATAAGGATTGGGATTGCTGCAGGATTTTTAGGTGCCTATACTACTTTTTCAACTATGTGCAAGGAAACCGTTAGTCTAATTAATAAAGAAATGTATTCCTTAGGATTAAGTTACATTATTCTATCCACAATCATAGGACTTTTTTCTGCTTATTTTGGAGTTATAACCGCAAGAAAAGTTATCTCACTAATAATAAAACGAAAGTCTTCTAGTGAAGAGGAAAGTGAAGCTTCGTAA
- the helD gene encoding RNA polymerase recycling motor HelD produces MHIEKKEFEEEKAKLKDTNDWLKSRIDNMEIDYKTQKAKVSELKKQARGSYSYELEAAQRLYEMTTKNLKNYKEVKGQPYFARIDFREYRRDTENFYIGKIGLSDETSGDEIVIDWRAPIADLYYSGTQGKSTYHAPAGIIEGELSLKRKFMIRGSKLEDAFDEGINQIILRGAAEEIEGTALDDEFLKINLEQGVSSKLKDIVATIQKEQNEIIRAEKNKALIVQGSAGSGKTTIALHRLAYLIYKYQERLTGQDILVVAPNALFLDYISEVLPNLGVDKVPQKTFEGLALDILGIKSEVLTKDKKLAHIIENIEDPDVKYKTNSSKVKGSLVFRTILDRYAKYIEINGLNYEDIEVDGYRLFRATEIKTLFSKNLVHLPISKRKDEMKRYFNGKLKSKLAQISEEIDSDYEFQMKKIRATVTDAEEKRNILTKMYDERDKKKEALNINAKQVLKNYFSNWDYDDVRKLYLELFNNEELFDMLSSNKIPEALAEYMREELNKNFENSIIDSDDLAPMMYLKYKIEGIDEKHKYKHIVIDEAQDYSMLELYMLRNVVINDSFTIVGDVGQSIYFYKGINDWQKLIEEVYNEYGEYVALTQSYRSTVEIVSFANRVLKKQSNSLKPAKPVLRHGMEPELIKYTGAAEFRKKVDEIVKEVEKAGKKNTAIICKTYSQCKQVEKILSEGSEYKWEVVNDTDKKLNLKNIIIPSYMTKGLEFDCSVIYNCDDENYRDDELDKKLLYVALTRALHMEYVFYKDEPSKLISG; encoded by the coding sequence ATGCATATAGAAAAAAAAGAGTTTGAAGAAGAAAAGGCTAAACTTAAAGACACCAATGATTGGCTAAAAAGCAGAATCGACAATATGGAGATTGACTATAAAACTCAAAAAGCTAAGGTATCAGAGCTGAAGAAACAGGCAAGAGGCAGCTATAGCTATGAGCTGGAGGCGGCTCAAAGACTTTATGAAATGACAACTAAGAATTTGAAAAACTATAAAGAAGTCAAGGGTCAGCCATATTTTGCAAGGATAGATTTTAGAGAGTATAGAAGAGATACGGAGAATTTTTATATTGGGAAAATAGGGTTATCTGATGAAACTTCAGGAGATGAAATAGTTATAGACTGGAGAGCACCTATTGCGGACCTATATTATAGTGGAACTCAGGGAAAGAGTACATACCATGCACCAGCAGGAATAATAGAAGGAGAACTATCCCTTAAAAGAAAGTTCATGATTAGAGGGTCAAAACTTGAAGATGCCTTTGATGAAGGAATAAATCAGATAATATTAAGGGGAGCTGCTGAAGAGATTGAAGGCACTGCCCTTGATGATGAATTCTTAAAGATAAATCTAGAGCAGGGGGTAAGTAGTAAGCTAAAGGATATAGTTGCTACTATTCAAAAAGAGCAAAATGAAATTATAAGAGCTGAAAAAAATAAAGCTCTTATAGTTCAAGGTTCTGCAGGATCAGGGAAAACAACAATAGCTTTACATAGGCTTGCATATCTTATATATAAGTACCAAGAGAGACTTACTGGTCAGGATATCTTGGTGGTAGCACCTAATGCCTTGTTTCTTGATTACATATCTGAGGTTCTTCCAAACTTAGGGGTTGATAAGGTTCCACAAAAGACCTTCGAAGGATTGGCATTAGACATACTAGGAATAAAATCAGAGGTTTTAACTAAGGATAAAAAGCTTGCTCATATTATTGAAAATATTGAGGATCCTGATGTTAAATATAAAACCAACAGCAGCAAAGTAAAAGGAAGTCTTGTATTTAGAACTATACTTGATAGATATGCAAAGTATATTGAAATTAATGGACTGAATTATGAAGATATAGAAGTTGATGGATATAGATTATTTAGGGCTACAGAAATAAAAACATTGTTTTCTAAAAACTTAGTTCATCTTCCTATTTCAAAAAGAAAAGATGAAATGAAAAGATACTTTAATGGAAAGCTTAAGAGTAAGCTTGCACAAATTAGTGAGGAAATAGATTCTGATTACGAGTTCCAGATGAAAAAAATTAGAGCAACAGTAACGGATGCAGAAGAAAAAAGAAATATACTCACAAAAATGTATGATGAGAGGGATAAAAAGAAGGAAGCTCTGAATATAAATGCTAAGCAAGTTTTAAAGAATTACTTTAGCAACTGGGATTATGATGATGTAAGGAAGTTATATCTTGAATTATTTAATAATGAGGAATTATTTGATATGCTTTCATCAAATAAAATTCCTGAAGCTCTAGCAGAGTACATGAGGGAAGAACTAAACAAGAATTTTGAAAATAGTATAATTGACAGTGATGATTTAGCACCTATGATGTATCTCAAGTATAAGATTGAAGGAATAGATGAAAAACATAAATATAAGCATATAGTAATAGATGAAGCACAAGATTACAGTATGTTAGAACTTTATATGCTTAGAAATGTAGTAATAAATGATTCTTTTACTATAGTTGGAGATGTAGGACAGAGTATATATTTCTATAAGGGAATAAATGATTGGCAGAAGCTCATTGAGGAGGTTTACAATGAGTATGGTGAATATGTCGCATTAACTCAAAGCTATCGTTCAACTGTGGAAATTGTTAGCTTTGCAAACAGGGTACTGAAAAAGCAGAGTAATAGTTTAAAACCAGCAAAACCAGTTTTAAGGCATGGCATGGAGCCTGAGCTTATAAAGTATACTGGTGCTGCAGAGTTTAGAAAAAAGGTTGATGAAATAGTAAAAGAAGTTGAAAAAGCTGGGAAAAAGAATACAGCAATCATATGTAAGACCTACAGTCAGTGCAAACAGGTTGAAAAAATACTCAGTGAAGGCAGTGAGTATAAATGGGAAGTGGTGAATGATACTGATAAAAAGCTTAATTTAAAGAATATAATAATACCTTCCTATATGACAAAAGGCTTAGAATTTGACTGCAGCGTTATCTATAACTGTGATGATGAAAATTATAGAGATGATGAATTAGATAAAAAGCTGTTATATGTAGCGCTTACTAGAGCTTTACACATGGAATATGTATTCTATAAAGATGAACCATCAAAATTAATATCAGGTTAA
- the crcB gene encoding fluoride efflux transporter CrcB, which yields MEYILVGLGGAMGSLTRYQLGKLISDKFKTSFPIGTFIINITGALLLGIVSTIGVNNNLYMLLADGFLGAYTTFSTFMYEGFNLFNGKKILNAFTYILGSLILGVIGYIIGSTIGKGL from the coding sequence ATGGAGTATATTTTAGTAGGACTCGGTGGGGCAATGGGAAGCCTTACAAGATATCAACTAGGCAAGCTTATATCAGACAAATTCAAAACCAGCTTTCCAATTGGAACTTTTATTATCAACATAACAGGAGCATTACTGCTTGGCATAGTTAGTACAATTGGAGTCAATAATAATTTGTATATGCTTTTAGCAGATGGATTTTTAGGAGCATATACTACTTTTTCTACCTTTATGTACGAAGGTTTTAATTTATTTAATGGTAAAAAGATATTAAATGCATTTACTTATATACTTGGTTCTTTGATATTAGGAGTAATAGGATATATCATAGGTTCAACTATAGGTAAAGGTTTATAA
- a CDS encoding LCP family protein has protein sequence MSSPLNSKSKKLKIALCIISSIVIVVLSVLAYLYNSLGKFNTVKLPSSNEELGIGKVVSDDSKEETIENNEYLNGGTITGYESDNSILNIALFGIDTGREKTDPPHSDSIIIATIDKQHNKIKLTSIMRDTYVNVSRHGRTKINEAYTYGGSLLAIKTLNENFGLDIKNYVTVNFFSLEKIIDVLGGVEITIKDYETDEINKWIMEVADLEGKSPPIIWEPGTYRLNGLQAVAYSRMRKVGGGDFERSERQRRVLTELFKELQSKGIYKYPTIASEVFPLIETSLTKSDIINAGAFIVSSGISNIEQQRFPLDGYCKGEIINSTWYLVPKPNLSVTSKQLRDYIYEDIKPKSKKPLF, from the coding sequence TTGAGTTCTCCTCTAAATTCTAAAAGTAAGAAACTAAAAATTGCCTTATGTATTATATCATCCATAGTTATTGTAGTTTTATCAGTACTTGCATATCTATATAATTCACTTGGGAAGTTCAATACTGTAAAACTCCCTTCATCAAATGAAGAACTAGGAATAGGAAAAGTTGTTTCTGATGATAGTAAGGAAGAAACTATTGAAAATAATGAATATTTAAACGGAGGTACAATTACAGGCTATGAATCAGACAATTCTATACTAAATATTGCTCTATTTGGAATAGATACTGGACGTGAAAAAACCGACCCTCCTCATTCGGATTCTATAATTATTGCAACAATTGATAAACAACATAATAAAATAAAGCTTACGTCTATAATGAGGGATACCTATGTTAATGTAAGCAGGCATGGAAGAACAAAAATTAATGAAGCCTATACCTATGGAGGATCTCTACTAGCTATAAAAACTCTTAACGAAAATTTTGGACTTGATATCAAAAATTATGTAACTGTAAATTTCTTCAGTCTAGAAAAAATAATAGATGTATTAGGTGGAGTTGAAATTACCATTAAAGATTATGAAACAGATGAAATCAATAAATGGATAATGGAGGTTGCTGACCTTGAAGGAAAAAGTCCCCCTATTATATGGGAGCCTGGAACTTATAGGTTAAACGGTCTTCAAGCAGTGGCCTATTCTAGGATGAGGAAGGTCGGAGGTGGCGACTTTGAGAGATCTGAAAGGCAGCGTAGAGTCTTAACTGAGCTTTTTAAGGAACTTCAAAGTAAGGGCATTTATAAGTATCCTACTATTGCTTCAGAAGTGTTTCCATTAATAGAAACTAGTCTTACTAAATCAGATATCATAAATGCTGGTGCATTTATTGTTAGTTCAGGTATTTCAAATATAGAACAACAAAGATTCCCTTTAGATGGATATTGCAAAGGTGAAATAATTAATTCTACATGGTATCTTGTCCCAAAACCCAATTTATCAGTTACTTCTAAGCAGCTTAGGGATTATATATACGAAGACATAAAGCCAAAATCTAAGAAGCCATTATTCTAG
- a CDS encoding YitT family protein: MAKNKRIYSKISKILFMILGAVLASVGLEIFLIPNNIIDGGIVGISIMASHITKLPLGLFTFILNIPFFIIGYKQIGKTFTLSTLFSVVCLSLGVSYLHAVPGLTNDVLLATVFGGIILGIGVGLIIRNGGSLDGTEIIAIILDKKVSFSIGEIVMFFNLFILSSAGFVFGWDRAMYSLIAYFIAFKVIDITVEGLDEAKAVMIVSEKHKDITEALIDRLGRGVTLLDGKGGYKGDSTNVIYIIVSRLEIAKLKDIVQDFDKDALVTIGNVELAGKRYLKKAIH; encoded by the coding sequence ATGGCAAAAAATAAAAGGATTTATTCAAAAATTAGCAAAATACTTTTTATGATACTGGGTGCTGTACTTGCATCTGTTGGACTTGAAATATTTTTAATACCAAATAACATAATTGATGGAGGAATAGTTGGCATATCAATTATGGCAAGTCATATTACTAAATTACCTCTCGGGTTATTCACGTTTATACTTAACATACCTTTCTTTATAATTGGATATAAACAAATCGGAAAAACTTTTACATTATCTACCTTATTCTCAGTTGTATGTCTTTCGCTAGGAGTTTCCTATCTTCATGCTGTTCCGGGTTTAACCAATGATGTTCTGCTTGCAACGGTTTTTGGAGGAATAATATTGGGTATAGGAGTAGGATTAATTATTAGAAATGGTGGCTCTTTAGATGGAACTGAAATTATTGCAATAATATTAGATAAAAAAGTAAGTTTCTCTATTGGCGAAATTGTAATGTTTTTTAACTTATTTATTTTAAGCAGCGCAGGTTTTGTATTTGGCTGGGATAGAGCTATGTATTCATTAATAGCATATTTTATTGCCTTTAAAGTAATTGATATAACGGTGGAAGGTTTAGATGAAGCAAAGGCAGTTATGATTGTTTCGGAAAAGCATAAGGATATAACGGAAGCCTTAATAGATAGACTTGGAAGAGGAGTTACTCTGCTAGATGGCAAAGGTGGTTACAAAGGTGATTCAACCAATGTAATTTATATTATTGTATCCAGGCTGGAAATAGCAAAGCTTAAAGATATTGTTCAGGACTTTGATAAAGATGCTTTAGT
- a CDS encoding PTS sugar transporter subunit IIA: MFINKELIILELQADSKADAIRKLAMKADSSGKLYSLEQYVDSVMARENEYSTGVGNGIAIPHGKSSGVKEAVIVFGKLKTPLEWESLDGNLVEMIFLLGVPEENVDNLHLKILSQLSRRLMDDNFVQTIKCAVSNEDVLRALENINPNNA, from the coding sequence ATGTTTATAAATAAAGAGTTAATTATACTAGAATTACAGGCAGACAGCAAAGCAGATGCTATAAGAAAGCTTGCAATGAAAGCTGATAGTAGTGGTAAACTTTACTCTTTAGAACAATATGTAGATAGTGTTATGGCAAGAGAAAATGAGTACTCCACAGGAGTGGGAAATGGAATAGCAATACCTCACGGAAAATCTAGTGGTGTAAAGGAAGCAGTAATTGTTTTCGGAAAGCTTAAAACGCCATTAGAGTGGGAATCATTAGATGGTAACTTGGTGGAAATGATCTTTTTATTAGGAGTACCAGAAGAAAATGTAGATAATCTGCATTTAAAAATATTATCGCAGCTATCAAGAAGGCTTATGGATGATAATTTTGTACAAACAATAAAATGTGCTGTCAGTAATGAAGATGTTTTAAGGGCCTTAGAAAACATAAACCCAAACAATGCTTAG